One Malania oleifera isolate guangnan ecotype guangnan chromosome 10, ASM2987363v1, whole genome shotgun sequence genomic region harbors:
- the LOC131165485 gene encoding ferritin-3, chloroplastic: protein MLLRAAPAFSISSSNGGENSPSPFTSSVSSSSLSLNSSSSSSSFSSVLRVPHAKGANGFVVCSSKGANTRPLTGVVFEPFEEVKKELLLVPSVPQASLARQKYTDECEAAINEQINVEYNVSYVYHAMYAYFDRDNVALKGLAKFFKESSLEEREHAEKFMEYQNKRGGKVKLQSILMPLSEFDHPEKGDALYAMELALSLEKLTNEKLLNLHSVACRNNDAQLADFVESEFLTEQVEAIKKISEYVAQLRRVGKGHGVWHFDQMLLGEAGAAAAAAVAAA, encoded by the exons ATGCTTCTGAGAGCTGCTCCTGCTTTCTCTATCTCGAGCTCTAATGGTGGAGAAAACAGCCCGAGCCCCTTTACCTCCTCTGTTTCATCTTCGTCTCTTTCTTTAAactcttcgtcttcttcttcttctttttcgtCTGTTCTTCGGGTTCCGCATGCGAAGGGCGCGAATGGGTTCGTGGTCTGCTCGTCGAAGGGCGCCAACACCCGGCCACTCACCGGCGTCGTCTTTGAGCCCTTCGAAGAGGTGAAGAAGGAGCTCCTTCTCGTCCCGTCCGTTCCCCAAGCCTCGCTTGCTCGCCAGAAGTACACCGACGAGTGCGAAGCCGCAATCAACGAGCAGATCAA TGTGGAGTACAACGTTTCGTATGTGTACCATGCCATGTATGCCTATTTCGACAGGGACAACGTCGCCCTCAAGGGTCTTGCAAA GTTTTTCAAAGAATCGAGTCTGGAGGAAAGGGAACATGCCGAGAAATTCATGGAATACCAG AACAAACGAGGTGGAAAAGTGAAGCTGCAATCCATACTGATGCCTCTTTCTGAGTTCGACCATCCGGAGAAGGGGGATGCTCTGTATG CGATGGAGCTTGCGTTATCTCTGGAGAAGTTGACAAATGAAAAACTTCTAAATTTGCACAGC GTAGCCTGTCGAAACAATGATGCCCAGTTGGCTGATTTTGTAGAAAGCGAGTTTCTAACTGAGCAG GTGGAAGCAATTAAGAAAATATCAGAGTATGTTGCTCAGCTGCGAAGAGTAGGCAAAGGACATG GTGTGTGGCACTTCGATCAGATGCTTCTCGGAGAAGCAGGagctgcagcagcagcagcagttgcCGCAGCATGA
- the LOC131167108 gene encoding small ribosomal subunit protein eS4: MARGLKKHLKRLNAPKHWMLDKLGGAFAPKPSSGPHKSRECLPLIHILRNRLKYALTYREVVAILMQRHVLVDGKVRTDQTYPAGFMDVVSIPKTNENFRLLYDTKGRFRLHSIRDEEAKYKLCKVRTVQFGQKGIPYINTYDGRTIRYPDPLIKANDTIKLDLESNKIVDFIKFDVGNVVMVTGGRNRGRVGVIKNREKHKGSFETIHVQDATGHEFATRLGNVFTIGKGTKPWVSLPKGKGVKLSIIEEARKRLAAQSASTA; this comes from the exons ATG GCTAGAGGGTTGAAGAAGCATTTGAAGAGGCTTAATGCCCCTAAACATTGGATGCTGGACAAGCTTGGAGGTGCCTTT GCTCCCAAGCCTTCATCTGGACCTCACAAATCCAGGGAATGCCTGCCGCTGATTCATATTTTGCGAAACCGATTGAAGTATGCTCTCACATACCGTGAGGTCGTAGCAATTTTGATGCAACGACATGTCCTGGTTGATGGAAAGGTTAGGACAGATCAAACATACCCTGCAGGGTTCATGG ATGTTGTTTCTATTCCAAAAACCAATGAGAACTTCCGTCTCCTTTATGACACCAAGGGCCGTTTCCGTCTCCACTCAATAAGGGATGAAGAAGCTAAG TATAAGCTATGCAAAGTTCGCACTGTGCAATTTGGGCAGAAGGGGATTCCATACATCAACACCTATGATGGGCGGACCATCCGCTACCCAGACCCACTCATCAAGGCAAATGACACCATCAAGCTTGACCTGGAGAGTAACAAGATAGTTGATTTCATCAAATTTGATGTAGGGAATGTAGTTATGGTGACTGGTGGAAGGAACAGGGGGCGTGTGGGAGTCATTAAGAACAGGGAGAAGCACAAGGGAAGTTTTGAGACGATCCATGTCCAGGATGCCACTGGGCATGAGTTTGCAACCCGTCTTGGTAATGTGTTCACTATTGGCAAGGGGACAAAGCCATGGGTATCCCTTCCTAAGGGCAAGGGTGTCAAGCTGTCCATCATCGAAGAGGCCAGGAAGAGGCTGGCTGCCCAATCAGCATCCACTGCCTAA